The following coding sequences are from one Elusimicrobium minutum Pei191 window:
- the prmC gene encoding peptide chain release factor N(5)-glutamine methyltransferase produces the protein MASIKELLSQAKEILKKNSIDEIDANAEFLLAHVLNLSRGVVLSNQEREVGAEDAQKYFDFINKRLLGMPLAYITGTQDFCGHTFIVDSDVLVPRPETEELVEISSSMLGKPKRILDMCTGSGCIACSMAMKYRSAQVTGVDNSMAALLTAEKNVKKFGLQNVELIYGDLFENIYGAFDLIITNPPYIPTGDLAGLSREVKEEPQAALDGGENGLDIITQIILYAPDFLETGGLLTMEYGINREREIEGLFDKNIWRSVEVKKDMFGIYRFVFAQKA, from the coding sequence ATGGCAAGCATAAAAGAACTATTATCCCAAGCAAAAGAAATCCTTAAAAAAAATTCTATTGACGAGATCGACGCTAACGCTGAGTTTTTGCTTGCCCATGTTTTAAATTTAAGCAGGGGCGTTGTACTTTCTAACCAAGAGCGGGAAGTCGGCGCTGAAGACGCACAAAAATATTTTGATTTTATTAATAAGCGTTTACTCGGTATGCCTTTAGCTTATATAACCGGCACGCAGGATTTTTGCGGACATACTTTTATAGTTGATTCAGACGTTCTTGTTCCCAGGCCGGAAACCGAGGAACTTGTTGAAATCTCCTCCTCTATGCTTGGCAAACCAAAAAGAATTTTAGATATGTGTACAGGCAGCGGGTGTATAGCCTGCTCTATGGCCATGAAATACCGCTCGGCGCAGGTTACTGGCGTGGATAACTCAATGGCTGCGCTTCTTACGGCTGAAAAGAACGTAAAAAAATTCGGTCTTCAGAATGTTGAGCTTATATACGGTGATTTGTTTGAAAATATTTACGGCGCTTTCGATTTAATTATAACTAACCCGCCTTATATTCCCACGGGTGATCTTGCGGGCCTTAGCCGCGAGGTTAAGGAAGAGCCGCAAGCGGCCCTTGACGGGGGGGAGAACGGCCTTGATATCATAACCCAAATAATTTTATACGCCCCTGATTTTTTGGAAACCGGCGGCTTACTTACCATGGAATACGGTATTAACCGGGAGCGTGAAATAGAAGGTTTGTTTGACAAAAATATTTGGCGCTCCGTAGAAGTAAAAAAAGATATGTTTGGCATATACAGGTTTGTATTTGCCCAAAAAGCGTAA
- a CDS encoding O-antigen ligase family protein, producing the protein MKKKNKTTVVPQNTGAAFLQKACGHVIGWAVFFISLSVYVRTYDIAAVKISLFFCALAVMFSVWASFKSLSEKPFNKQLFLSFLPFIFFALWLFISFIINPYKISSLEDFLKQFLYIFIPFFIATSFSLKEVGTVVKFLTASAVICFAYGFLQITGLDIMPWADFFGKRIFSALGNPNMFADFVIFMNFIVLALYLRKFEKKYLLLFAAGLVNLYFTESKGAWLSFGVTLVFFVFLYVKYFPSNFIKKHSKFIWVVGVVLALASVILVVVFASKRMQSVDFRAITWRGIVQMSADKAFTGYGTGSFATVYPTYRRAEIFYIEKIHNNETQHAENEFLEVLTDNGIIGLTLFLWLLYFVFYLAFKKFKELRLDPKSQGPPAYYLLAFVSAAAAILIHSIFDVSMRFVSTGFLFWVFIGLILVLSGYETVVRPKELAGKGKWLTVAGAAVWLISAVALCFLVYIFSEVIGRESMLNTGRLLLKILAWAGVTTLCGALLYLYYRILKIRQSVLPCLFILITLPFFFAAERFVRADYYTNLGNYYAGLNNWSTSIKYYIKSFNTNPFNPSVRQFIANIAINRWNKYKTQEPGLEDKTALYQDDFERALYMFNLVYKAAPNHAQLHHQWGELYYKKGYDLYDDYFINKKDKSVYEEASKYFDLAKEKFEYSLLIDPVNPDTYFYMSNIALMQGNPQGALEWVDKYTRGPSMVKNDEYLKINKNNAKAAQMRQNILRQAGRYE; encoded by the coding sequence ATGAAGAAAAAAAATAAAACAACAGTAGTGCCGCAAAACACAGGCGCCGCTTTTTTGCAAAAGGCGTGCGGGCATGTTATCGGCTGGGCTGTTTTTTTTATTTCGCTAAGCGTTTATGTAAGAACTTATGACATTGCCGCTGTTAAAATATCTTTATTTTTTTGCGCTTTGGCCGTTATGTTTAGCGTATGGGCAAGTTTTAAATCTTTATCTGAAAAACCTTTTAACAAGCAGCTTTTTTTAAGTTTTTTACCTTTTATTTTCTTTGCTTTATGGCTGTTTATCTCTTTTATTATTAATCCCTATAAAATAAGTTCTTTAGAAGATTTTTTGAAGCAATTTCTTTATATTTTTATTCCTTTTTTTATAGCCACATCATTTAGTTTAAAAGAAGTTGGCACGGTAGTAAAATTTTTAACGGCTTCCGCGGTAATTTGCTTTGCTTACGGATTTTTACAGATAACAGGCCTAGATATTATGCCTTGGGCGGATTTTTTTGGCAAAAGAATATTTTCCGCCTTAGGCAACCCCAACATGTTTGCCGATTTTGTTATTTTTATGAATTTTATAGTCTTGGCGCTTTATCTTAGAAAGTTTGAAAAAAAATATTTACTTTTGTTTGCTGCGGGGCTTGTTAACTTATATTTTACGGAGTCCAAGGGCGCGTGGCTCAGTTTTGGCGTGACTTTGGTTTTTTTCGTGTTTTTATATGTAAAATATTTCCCGTCAAATTTTATTAAAAAGCATTCAAAGTTTATATGGGTTGTTGGGGTTGTGTTGGCGCTGGCGTCGGTAATTTTGGTTGTTGTGTTCGCTTCTAAAAGAATGCAGTCCGTGGATTTTAGGGCAATTACATGGCGCGGCATAGTTCAAATGTCTGCGGATAAAGCTTTTACGGGCTATGGTACCGGCAGCTTTGCGACAGTGTATCCGACGTACCGCCGGGCCGAAATATTTTATATTGAGAAAATACATAATAATGAAACCCAGCACGCCGAAAATGAATTTTTGGAAGTTCTTACAGACAACGGAATAATAGGGCTTACTCTTTTTTTATGGCTTTTATATTTTGTTTTTTATTTAGCTTTTAAAAAATTTAAGGAATTGCGCCTTGACCCTAAATCCCAAGGGCCGCCGGCGTATTATTTGCTTGCTTTTGTTTCGGCCGCCGCGGCGATTTTAATACACAGTATTTTTGACGTAAGCATGCGTTTTGTATCCACGGGGTTTTTGTTTTGGGTTTTTATAGGCCTGATACTTGTGTTAAGCGGCTATGAAACGGTTGTCCGCCCTAAAGAGTTGGCGGGTAAGGGTAAATGGCTGACTGTGGCAGGGGCGGCGGTTTGGCTTATTTCAGCAGTTGCTTTGTGCTTTTTGGTATATATCTTTTCTGAAGTAATAGGCAGGGAAAGCATGCTCAATACAGGGCGCTTATTACTTAAAATACTTGCCTGGGCGGGTGTGACTACTTTATGTGGGGCGCTTTTATATTTATATTACAGGATTTTAAAAATCAGGCAAAGTGTTTTACCTTGCCTTTTTATACTTATAACACTGCCTTTCTTTTTTGCGGCCGAACGTTTCGTAAGGGCTGATTATTACACTAATTTGGGCAATTATTACGCCGGGCTAAATAATTGGAGCACGTCTATTAAATACTATATTAAATCCTTTAACACCAACCCTTTTAATCCTTCCGTTCGACAATTTATAGCTAACATAGCCATTAACCGTTGGAATAAATATAAAACGCAAGAGCCGGGTCTCGAAGATAAAACAGCCCTTTACCAGGATGATTTTGAGCGCGCTCTTTATATGTTTAACCTTGTTTATAAAGCGGCTCCCAACCATGCGCAGCTTCACCACCAATGGGGGGAATTATATTATAAAAAAGGCTATGATTTATATGATGATTACTTTATAAACAAAAAAGATAAAAGTGTATATGAGGAAGCGTCAAAATATTTTGACCTGGCTAAAGAAAAATTTGAATATTCCCTTTTAATAGACCCTGTTAACCCCGACACTTATTTTTATATGTCTAATATAGCTCTTATGCAGGGCAATCCGCAGGGCGCTTTGGAATGGGTTGATAAATATACCCGCGGCCCGTCAATGGTAAAGAATGATGAATATTTAAAAATAAATAAAAATAACGCCAAAGCGGCCCAAATGAGGCAAAATATTTTAAGGCAGGCGGGCCGTTATGAATAA
- a CDS encoding O-antigen ligase family protein, producing MNKVKQILNFVFYAGAFVIAPLFFFTDLTQNPFQIQTNVLMFSLTGIFIINAKDFLVNKQDKAFFFFIAVLFLTWFISLLLAKNYYETIKYSILSNGFILFVWAASYVAGKSIKENGSNLKLKTVINTLLITGFIAAFYGLAQKAGGEVIWPGNIRAGVISTFGNPNFLSSFLVVLFFPALYLFLENNKKAFYGVVLLVYALFIILCGARSSLLALAGGMVLFLVYAPFRSYIKQNKKQLGIFALILVVILTAFPAQNKFSKINEVKDILKTERPMVQSYDQRIMLWKGAFKIFTSNPAAGAGWGNFQLFYAVKQGELLAQKPDLYVFKVQGNAAHNFIFQLLAESGVLGLATFIFFVVIFGKRSVSYFTKKTKNRDMVFALLVSLAAMFADNMLNITLFITMPAFLFFFILGILSSEMEEGKPAPVICCIFIFIFTAALFFDIKIFISSVKEHKAVRVFNKNNYVLAKEYFTSAHNAYGGNYNALLLRGKINAVFKENKAAFEDFAAASVINSAYDELFYNAALMAYSLEKYQDSYQNTIAAIELNPVKSDYYVLLLNILQRDKKTVNADSKKIFLTLEKILKNTSEESENKEIIKAVLAEIKNKQIFDKA from the coding sequence ATGAATAAAGTAAAACAAATATTAAATTTTGTTTTTTACGCGGGCGCTTTTGTTATCGCCCCTTTGTTTTTCTTTACGGATTTAACCCAAAATCCGTTTCAAATACAAACAAATGTTTTGATGTTTTCTTTAACGGGGATTTTTATAATTAACGCTAAAGACTTTCTTGTAAATAAGCAAGATAAAGCGTTTTTCTTTTTTATAGCCGTATTGTTTTTAACGTGGTTTATTTCCTTGCTTTTGGCTAAAAATTATTATGAGACAATAAAATACTCTATTCTTTCAAACGGTTTTATTTTGTTTGTATGGGCGGCATCCTACGTGGCGGGCAAGAGTATAAAAGAAAACGGCTCGAACTTAAAATTAAAAACTGTTATTAACACTCTTCTTATAACCGGGTTTATAGCCGCGTTTTACGGGTTAGCGCAAAAAGCAGGGGGGGAGGTAATATGGCCGGGTAATATCCGCGCCGGGGTTATAAGCACATTCGGAAACCCAAACTTTTTATCTTCTTTTTTAGTTGTACTGTTTTTCCCCGCTTTGTATTTGTTTTTAGAAAATAATAAAAAAGCTTTTTACGGCGTTGTTTTGCTTGTTTACGCTTTGTTTATTATATTATGCGGGGCAAGGTCCTCTTTACTCGCTTTAGCCGGCGGTATGGTTTTATTTCTGGTTTACGCGCCTTTCAGAAGCTATATAAAACAAAATAAAAAACAACTTGGTATTTTTGCGCTTATTTTGGTTGTTATTTTGACTGCTTTCCCGGCGCAAAATAAATTTTCCAAAATAAATGAAGTTAAAGATATTTTAAAAACCGAAAGGCCCATGGTTCAAAGCTATGACCAGCGTATAATGCTTTGGAAGGGCGCTTTTAAAATTTTTACCTCAAACCCCGCGGCCGGGGCGGGGTGGGGCAACTTTCAGCTTTTTTACGCCGTAAAGCAGGGGGAACTCCTTGCCCAAAAGCCTGATTTATATGTATTTAAAGTGCAGGGTAATGCGGCGCACAATTTTATTTTTCAACTGCTTGCCGAAAGCGGCGTTTTAGGCCTTGCAACTTTTATATTTTTTGTTGTTATCTTTGGTAAAAGAAGTGTTAGTTACTTTACTAAAAAAACTAAAAATAGAGATATGGTTTTTGCTTTGCTTGTGTCTTTGGCGGCGATGTTTGCTGATAATATGCTTAACATTACGCTTTTTATAACAATGCCCGCTTTTTTATTTTTCTTTATCTTAGGCATTCTGTCTTCTGAAATGGAGGAAGGCAAACCGGCCCCGGTTATTTGCTGTATATTTATATTTATTTTCACCGCCGCTTTGTTTTTTGACATAAAAATATTTATATCATCCGTAAAAGAACATAAGGCGGTAAGGGTTTTTAATAAAAACAATTACGTCTTGGCAAAGGAATATTTTACTTCCGCCCATAACGCTTACGGCGGTAATTATAACGCCCTTCTTTTACGGGGTAAAATAAACGCCGTGTTTAAAGAAAATAAAGCCGCTTTTGAGGATTTTGCCGCTGCTTCCGTCATAAACTCAGCTTATGACGAGCTTTTTTATAACGCGGCTTTGATGGCCTATTCTTTAGAAAAGTACCAAGACTCTTACCAAAATACCATTGCGGCCATTGAGCTTAACCCCGTAAAAAGCGATTATTATGTACTTTTATTAAACATCTTGCAGCGTGATAAAAAAACCGTAAACGCGGATTCTAAAAAAATATTTTTAACGCTTGAAAAAATATTGAAAAACACTTCTGAAGAAAGTGAAAATAAAGAAATTATAAAAGCCGTTCTTGCCGAAATAAAAAATAAACAAATATTTGACAAAGCATAA
- a CDS encoding bifunctional folylpolyglutamate synthase/dihydrofolate synthase: MSFEAIYKKILKRHFTIKKEQNFNAVNFALFNLGSPHKKIKTVHIAGTNGKGSTAVMTANILSAAGFKTGLYTSPHIITPCERVKINGKNINKKSFAAAIKKVLAAEVEPLNYFEILTCAAFYYFAKNKVDYAVVETGLGGLMDATNVLIPVLTAVTSIDFDHKDILGGTIQKIAAQKAGIIKPGVPCVAGEIKGSAKKILLETAKKNKAPLYFTRGAKEIKYLKNGTMTAVYKNGKKINLKLLGYPQTINAAIAAKSARILRVKEKHIKTGIEKSMLESRFEIIKQKGKTLILDGGHNAEAAKNLIETYKNMPFYPNAELVFASSKDKEYGKIINMLAPHFSAVNLTSYPSVRAAAPKDIKACSKPVFYPKTKILSLKKLPCFDFKRHTLFCGSFYLTAYVKEKLNISR; the protein is encoded by the coding sequence ATGAGTTTTGAAGCTATCTACAAAAAAATATTAAAAAGGCATTTCACAATTAAAAAAGAGCAGAATTTTAACGCTGTTAATTTTGCTCTTTTTAATTTAGGTTCCCCTCATAAAAAAATAAAAACTGTTCATATCGCGGGCACAAACGGCAAAGGTTCCACGGCTGTAATGACAGCTAACATTTTATCCGCCGCCGGTTTTAAAACCGGTTTATATACCTCGCCCCATATTATTACTCCTTGCGAGAGAGTAAAAATTAACGGTAAAAACATAAATAAAAAAAGCTTCGCTGCCGCCATTAAAAAAGTTTTAGCGGCGGAGGTTGAACCTCTTAATTATTTTGAAATTTTAACCTGCGCCGCTTTTTATTATTTTGCCAAAAATAAAGTTGACTACGCGGTTGTTGAAACAGGCCTTGGCGGTCTTATGGACGCTACCAATGTTCTAATCCCCGTTTTAACTGCCGTAACTTCAATAGATTTTGACCATAAAGACATTTTGGGCGGCACCATACAAAAAATAGCCGCGCAAAAAGCCGGTATAATAAAACCCGGCGTTCCTTGCGTAGCGGGGGAAATTAAGGGTTCTGCAAAAAAAATACTTTTAGAAACGGCTAAAAAAAATAAAGCCCCTTTATATTTTACGCGCGGCGCAAAAGAAATAAAATATTTAAAAAACGGTACTATGACCGCGGTTTATAAAAACGGTAAAAAGATAAACTTAAAACTTTTGGGTTACCCGCAAACAATAAACGCCGCTATAGCTGCCAAATCCGCGCGGATTTTAAGAGTAAAAGAAAAACATATAAAAACGGGTATAGAAAAAAGCATGCTTGAAAGCCGTTTTGAAATTATTAAACAAAAAGGTAAAACACTAATTTTAGACGGCGGGCATAATGCCGAGGCCGCCAAAAATTTAATAGAAACTTATAAAAATATGCCTTTTTATCCTAACGCGGAGCTTGTTTTTGCCTCTTCTAAAGATAAAGAATACGGCAAAATAATAAATATGCTCGCGCCGCATTTCAGCGCGGTTAATCTTACCTCGTATCCTTCCGTGCGGGCCGCGGCTCCAAAAGATATAAAAGCTTGTTCAAAGCCTGTTTTTTACCCTAAAACAAAAATATTATCTTTAAAAAAGCTGCCGTGTTTTGATTTTAAACGGCACACCCTTTTTTGCGGATCTTTTTACCTTACGGCTTACGTTAAAGAAAAGCTTAATATTTCTCGTTGA
- a CDS encoding phage major capsid protein — translation MDEIMQSIKELRKTLETKIDSCITKEKAENIVSDLVKKVHPEQRKALLPTSADDVLERFAEFSKSSKHAPEKPWTSDYGRKFGNMKNFLLAAKDRHASFADSKSVLAESGAGGGGYLVPTEFSNHVARIMADISPIMQIANVVPMGSWKRQIPKQISNLSVGWVAENGVRGINNPAFGQIEQVAKVMATVIKCTDELIRDSAINLTQFLSELVAEAMALEVERVSLVGDTAAGDPFNGVYNTAGLQNVTMGGQNVSFDDIANLIFQLNDANAAGSVLVLSRTGLSKLLKLKDSNGNYLWQPPAGGAPATIWNTPYVVSSKIPNDVDGDKTIALFGRFNKHLLISPRQEMAVKVSQDASSWNAASETADSAFMLDQTWLRFTQALSIDVTFGSAFSCLKFK, via the coding sequence ATGGACGAAATAATGCAATCCATAAAAGAATTAAGAAAAACTTTAGAAACTAAAATCGATTCATGCATTACTAAAGAAAAGGCTGAAAACATAGTTTCTGATTTAGTAAAAAAAGTTCACCCCGAACAAAGAAAGGCTTTACTTCCTACCTCGGCGGACGATGTTCTGGAACGTTTTGCCGAATTTTCAAAATCCTCAAAACACGCGCCTGAAAAACCTTGGACAAGCGATTACGGCAGAAAGTTTGGCAACATGAAAAACTTTCTTTTAGCGGCTAAAGACAGGCACGCTTCTTTCGCGGACAGCAAATCAGTTTTAGCCGAATCAGGCGCTGGCGGCGGCGGATATCTTGTTCCCACGGAATTTTCAAACCATGTTGCCCGTATAATGGCCGATATTTCACCCATTATGCAAATTGCCAACGTTGTGCCCATGGGCTCTTGGAAAAGGCAAATACCTAAGCAGATTTCTAATTTAAGCGTAGGCTGGGTTGCCGAGAACGGTGTAAGGGGCATTAATAACCCCGCGTTTGGGCAAATTGAACAGGTAGCAAAAGTAATGGCAACAGTTATCAAATGCACGGACGAGCTTATAAGAGACAGCGCCATTAATTTAACGCAGTTCTTATCCGAGCTTGTGGCTGAAGCCATGGCATTGGAAGTTGAAAGAGTTTCCTTAGTTGGCGACACGGCCGCCGGCGATCCTTTTAACGGCGTTTATAACACGGCAGGATTACAAAATGTAACAATGGGCGGGCAAAACGTTTCTTTTGATGATATTGCTAACTTAATTTTTCAACTAAACGATGCTAACGCCGCAGGCAGTGTTTTGGTCCTTTCCCGCACCGGTCTTAGCAAACTTTTAAAATTAAAAGACTCTAACGGCAATTATTTGTGGCAGCCCCCCGCGGGCGGCGCTCCGGCTACAATTTGGAACACTCCTTATGTCGTAAGCTCTAAAATACCTAATGATGTCGACGGTGATAAAACGATAGCTCTTTTCGGACGTTTTAATAAACACCTTCTTATCTCACCCAGACAGGAAATGGCGGTAAAAGTTTCACAGGACGCCTCTTCATGGAACGCGGCTTCCGAAACGGCCGACTCCGCATTTATGTTAGACCAAACCTGGCTGCGTTTTACTCAGGCACTTTCAATAGACGTTACATTCGGAAGCGCCTTTAGCTGCCTTAAATTCAAATAA
- the murA gene encoding UDP-N-acetylglucosamine 1-carboxyvinyltransferase: MDRFTIKGPVKLQGEVEISGSKNAALPILMATLLTDEKCVLNRVPNLRDIRTTFKLLEVLGKKVEYNNGTAVITKNKELNSILPYELVKQMRASFWVAGPLLARLKHTQIPLPGGCAIGVRPVDIHLQGFKKFGAAESTKKGDVVISADELKPAKIVLRFPSVGATINIMMCASLIPGKTIIENAAKEPEVEDLICALKTMGAQISIDSKGRIIVEGKKTLGSMTHTVVADRIETGTFILAAAATKGDVVIKNCVPEHNDILLENLKDAGFGVSVGQGRIHITAPSNGKIKPVGIRTMPYPGFATDLQAPYMVLLCVADGGSDITEDIFENRYMHAPELVRMGADITIEKTMAKVKGVKELSGANVMASDLRGGAALVIAALCAAGDTVIDRVYHIDRGYENIEAKFAALGAKIVRDNPLKD; encoded by the coding sequence ATGGACAGGTTTACTATTAAAGGGCCGGTAAAATTACAAGGTGAGGTTGAGATAAGCGGCTCTAAAAACGCGGCTTTGCCTATACTTATGGCTACTCTTTTAACTGACGAAAAATGCGTCCTTAACCGTGTTCCGAATCTGCGTGACATAAGAACAACTTTTAAACTTTTAGAAGTGCTTGGCAAAAAAGTGGAATATAATAACGGTACGGCGGTAATTACAAAAAATAAAGAATTAAATTCCATTCTTCCCTATGAACTTGTTAAACAAATGAGGGCCAGTTTTTGGGTGGCGGGGCCTTTGCTGGCCAGGTTAAAACACACACAAATACCGCTGCCGGGCGGCTGCGCCATAGGAGTACGCCCAGTGGATATCCATTTACAGGGGTTTAAAAAATTCGGCGCAGCTGAGTCAACCAAAAAAGGCGATGTGGTTATAAGCGCGGACGAACTTAAACCCGCTAAAATAGTTTTAAGATTCCCCAGCGTGGGCGCCACAATAAATATTATGATGTGCGCCAGTTTGATACCGGGCAAAACAATAATTGAAAACGCCGCTAAAGAACCCGAAGTGGAGGACCTTATCTGCGCTTTAAAAACAATGGGCGCGCAAATAAGCATTGATTCCAAAGGTCGCATTATTGTTGAAGGTAAAAAAACTTTAGGCTCAATGACGCATACCGTAGTGGCCGACCGTATTGAGACAGGTACATTTATTCTTGCGGCCGCCGCCACAAAAGGAGACGTTGTTATAAAAAACTGCGTGCCCGAGCATAACGACATTTTGCTTGAAAACTTAAAAGACGCGGGTTTTGGCGTAAGCGTGGGGCAGGGGCGCATTCACATAACAGCGCCTTCTAACGGCAAAATAAAACCCGTTGGAATAAGGACAATGCCTTACCCCGGTTTCGCTACTGATTTGCAGGCCCCTTATATGGTGCTTTTATGTGTTGCCGACGGCGGAAGCGATATAACGGAAGATATTTTTGAAAACCGTTATATGCACGCGCCGGAACTGGTGCGCATGGGGGCGGATATTACAATAGAAAAGACAATGGCTAAAGTTAAAGGGGTTAAAGAACTTTCCGGCGCCAATGTAATGGCTTCCGATTTGCGGGGCGGGGCGGCTTTGGTAATAGCCGCGCTTTGCGCCGCGGGAGATACGGTTATTGACCGTGTGTATCACATAGACCGCGGGTATGAAAACATTGAAGCTAAATTTGCCGCTTTAGGTGCTAAAATAGTGCGGGATAATCCTTTAAAAGACTGA
- a CDS encoding phage head-tail connector protein, with protein sequence MTRLLTGLEEVKKYLNIGGETHDEVLQILVESLSSAVEVYLGRFVIERIIETEFHFFDRPSKTMQTNFYPLKEVFEITLNSEKINLSMFNVDRTNGIIRKIEGSFLGTVCINYKTGIADTIQNVPKDIKLALWHWIKHIYLKNEGNIKAETLGDYSVSYGEYNDSMPEITLDLLENYRKLGL encoded by the coding sequence ATGACGCGATTATTAACCGGATTAGAGGAAGTTAAAAAATATTTAAACATTGGCGGCGAAACCCATGATGAGGTTTTACAAATATTAGTTGAAAGTTTATCCTCGGCTGTTGAGGTTTATTTAGGCCGTTTTGTTATTGAAAGGATTATAGAAACGGAATTTCATTTTTTTGACCGTCCTTCCAAAACGATGCAAACTAATTTTTATCCTCTTAAAGAAGTTTTTGAGATAACCTTAAATTCCGAGAAGATAAATCTTTCAATGTTTAATGTTGATAGAACTAACGGTATTATCAGAAAGATTGAAGGTTCTTTCCTCGGCACTGTTTGTATAAACTACAAAACGGGCATAGCGGATACAATACAAAACGTTCCCAAAGATATTAAACTGGCGCTTTGGCATTGGATAAAGCATATCTATTTAAAAAATGAGGGTAATATAAAGGCAGAAACGCTTGGCGATTACAGCGTAAGCTATGGTGAATATAACGATTCAATGCCTGAAATTACCTTAGATTTGCTTGAAAATTATAGGAAATTAGGGTTATGA
- a CDS encoding D-alanine--D-alanine ligase family protein, producing the protein MGKLTIAVVYGGKSVEHEVSVHSAADVCGILSKKYNVINIFISKEGLWFAQEKCGPAQPSDINVTPVFSNDCMFQTADGGTISADVLFPVLHGTKGEDGCIQGLFELMETPYVGCGVMASAIGMDKEVSKVLAAYAGVPTLPYITFKKGDSVTKDFKAKTAKLGYPVFVKPVNLGSSIGITKVKEEAFLEKAIEFALKFDNDILIEKGVQSPKEIFCAVCGEGNNTESSSCGELIPNGHEFFDYHSKYIDPNGCTVKVPASVSEEEDKLMQKYSRMIFKVFKACGFARVDFLLGKDGQIYFSEINTLPGMSNASLFPQLWRAAGKKYEDVLDTLINLALKRREQIKTLKTDKE; encoded by the coding sequence ATGGGTAAGTTAACAATAGCTGTCGTATACGGAGGCAAAAGCGTTGAGCATGAGGTTTCCGTCCATTCCGCCGCGGATGTGTGCGGCATTCTTTCCAAAAAATATAATGTTATAAATATATTTATAAGTAAAGAGGGGCTTTGGTTTGCACAGGAAAAGTGCGGCCCCGCCCAGCCTTCCGACATAAATGTAACGCCTGTATTTTCAAACGACTGTATGTTTCAAACCGCAGACGGCGGCACAATAAGCGCGGACGTTCTTTTCCCTGTTTTGCACGGTACTAAAGGGGAAGACGGCTGCATACAAGGTTTATTTGAACTTATGGAAACGCCTTACGTAGGCTGCGGCGTTATGGCTTCGGCCATAGGTATGGATAAAGAAGTAAGCAAAGTTTTAGCCGCTTATGCGGGCGTTCCCACTTTGCCTTATATAACTTTTAAAAAAGGGGACAGCGTTACCAAAGATTTTAAGGCCAAAACAGCCAAACTCGGCTATCCTGTTTTTGTAAAACCGGTTAATTTAGGCTCTTCCATAGGCATTACAAAAGTTAAGGAAGAGGCCTTTTTGGAAAAGGCCATAGAGTTCGCGTTAAAATTTGATAATGATATTTTGATTGAAAAAGGCGTGCAATCCCCCAAAGAAATATTTTGCGCCGTTTGCGGCGAGGGCAACAATACCGAATCCTCGTCTTGCGGGGAACTTATTCCCAACGGGCATGAATTTTTTGACTACCACTCAAAATATATTGACCCCAACGGATGTACGGTTAAGGTGCCGGCCTCGGTGTCTGAAGAAGAGGACAAACTTATGCAAAAATATTCCCGCATGATATTTAAAGTTTTTAAAGCCTGCGGTTTTGCCAGGGTAGATTTTTTATTGGGCAAGGACGGGCAAATTTACTTTTCCGAAATAAATACTTTGCCCGGTATGTCTAATGCAAGTTTATTTCCGCAGTTATGGCGCGCGGCGGGAAAAAAGTATGAAGATGTTTTAGATACATTAATAAATTTGGCGCTAAAACGCCGTGAACAAATAAAAACCCTTAAAACGGATAAAGAATGA